From Penicillium digitatum chromosome 5, complete sequence, one genomic window encodes:
- a CDS encoding Vacuolar assembly protein, putative, producing MDAPGATPLDESAVQSTPKHDTTIRTKPTTDMTQGAQDKDQRDNDHNSSSSDDGEEEEEANEEDDSDDEDDEPRLKYAYLTKNLGSVYRNGDATSSFLVAGDKMIVGTHNGNVHVMSLPLVQSLRVYHAHSASVTSISISPFPPPLPNLKQDIFNKQATEEFKPLRRASTTTGSIRGYGKVGTHSAVAPIPSNSIYIGTSSIDGHVCVSSLVDPKDVILRNFGRPVQSIALSPEYKSDRTFLSGGRAGELVLTTGGRIGATSNATTMGGAAATASSWLGSMGLAANSGKDTIIHSGEGTISTIKWSLSGKYVAWVNEEGIKIMRSNLHLEFSETEFAWKRISHIDRPNRPGWDEMAGVWKARAEWIDQFALDSRDHLDPNDNIASPEIQLNVPTEKVEKLVVGWGGTVWVIDVYPERASKTSKGERLGSAEVVTILRTDCVVSGISLYTPRLLVILAHMETDGETASNGRESVTRNRKKGLEPELRVIDIETKEEVSADTLSVNRFEGLSASDYHLSVLPPWKTPEGQVVQRGALGALGYGILDATMYSARLFSSGASIRSTASSGDRGSGRIAHSFISKLHAAEDALPKAVQEVAGAPGAKIFVHSPYDCVVAVKRDLADRLSWLDSHGQYEDAWRLVDEHPEAAGSIPDLTEVASETGGMSPTSLGGFFADDRSSITMGGRANLSAAEQEKARLGELWVNQLVSEEKWADAASICGKVIRNAARWEHWAGTFIKNDKIEEITSQIPVDLNPSLSSRIYEVILTHFVSRDLVKFKELIGIWPSDLFDANVVTEAIEKQLKSESMRTGSEEWRVLTDCLAKLFLVGGHYREALRCYIRLQDGDAVMALVREQCLLDAVTDDIPAFIMIHVSKEQMKSATKSELDELTSEPTRLLVSEAYTGIVLPDIVVSQLIAADRFLLLYFYLRTLWRGESLPHGAAKLRRGRGTHARDAASKLAADEGKALIDNFADTAVEVFADYDRPLLMEFLQTSISYSFEKATSICEDHKFTPELIFLLSKMGQTKRALNLILSDLKDVSQAISFAKSQDDPDLWEDLLDYSMDKPKFIHGLLVEAGTAIDPIKLVRRIPSGLEIEGLREGLTRLIREHDLQASISQGAARVMQSEVALGMDTLRKGQRRGIKFDITDAREEPSNKTPTAKTQAQDQVSVSSGARKFGGPGQGRCGGCKAAFRENEREILVGFACGHIFHLSHLHAEKSQQTSGTNSRNRSADLTPRAMSPVDEARSATASRTIGPKVTTARILRDKIGDGCRICALTREIESLGGEVEA from the exons ATGGACGCGCCTGGCGCGACACCGCTGGACGAAAGTGCCGTTCAGAGCACTCCCAAGCACGACACAACCATACGAACGAAGCCAACTACAGACATGACGCAAGGTGCCCAAGATAAGGACCAACGAGACAATGACCACAACTCTAGTAGCAGTGATgatggagaggaagaggaagaggccaatgaagaggatgactcggacgacgaggacgatgagCCCCGCCTCAAATACGCATACCTTACGAAGAACCTGGGATCAGTATATCGCAACGGGGATGCAACAAGCTCGTTCCTTGTAGCCGGAGATAAAATG ATCGTCGGGACACACAACGGGAACGTC CATGTTATGTCCTTGCCGCTTGTGCAATCCCTCCGTGTCTATCACGCACACTCAGCAAGCGTTACTTCAATATCGATATCACCATTCCCGCCTCCTCTTCCGAACCTCAAGCAagacatcttcaacaagcAGGCCACAGAGGAATTCAAACCATTAAGACGAGCATCGACTACCACCGGCAGTATCCGTGGCTATGGAAAAGTGGGCACTCATTCAGCCGTCGCTCCCATACCATCGAACTCGATTTACATTGGAACCTCCTCAATTGATGGCCATGTATGTGTTTCGTCGCTGGTAGACCCCAAGGATGTGATATTGCGCAATTTTGGCCGCCCAGTTCAGTCTATCGCTTTGTCTCCAGAGTACAAAAGTGATCGGACATTTCTATCGGGCGGCCGAGCGGGTGAATTGGTCCTGACAACTGGCGGTCGGATTGGAGCGACCTCAAACGCTACAACAATGGGGGGCGCGGCTGCCACAGCATCAAGTTGGCTTGGGTCTATGGGCCTGGCAGCCAATAGTGGGAAAGACACAATCATCCATAGCGGCGAAGGGACTATAAGCACGATTAAATGGTCGCTTTCAGGAAAGTACGTGGCCTGGGTCAACGAGGAAGGCATTAAGATCATGCGGTCAAATTTGCATCTGGAATTTTCAGAGACGGAGTTTGCCTGGAAACGAATCAGTCATATTGATCGTCCAAATCGTCCTGGCTGGGATGAAATGGCCGGTGTTTGGAAAGCACGCGCAGAATGGATCGACCAGTTTGCTTTAGACAGTCGGGACCATCTTGACCCAAATGACAATATAGCCAGTCCAGAGATACAGTTAAACGTGCCCACTGAGAAAGTTGAAAAGCTGGTCGTCGGCTGGGGAGGAACTGTTTGGGTCATTGATGTCTACCCCGAAAGGGCAAGCAAAACATCAAAGGGCGAGAGGCTGGGCTCGGCAGAAGTTGTGACAAT ATTACGAACAGATTGCGTGGTATCTGGCATCTCATTGTACACGCCTCGTCTTCTTGTCATCCTAGCACACATGGAAACCGACGGTGAAACTGCAAGCAACGGAAGAGAAAGTGTAACCCGCAATCGAAAAAAGGGCCTGGAACCTGAACTTCGTGTCATAGACATTGAAACTAAGGAAGAAGTCAGCGCTGATACACTTTCAGTAAACCGGTTCGAAGGTCTTTCGGCGTCTGATTATCATCTGAGTGTCTTGCCTCCGTGGAAGACTCCAGAGGGACAAGTCGTCCAGCGCGGTGCCCTGGGGGCTCTTGGGTATGGGATTTTGGACGCTACTATGTACTCGGCGCGGCTATTCAGCTCTGGGGCCAGCATCCGAAGTACCGCCAGTAGTGGCGACAGGGGGTCTGGTAGAATTGCTCACTCTTTCATATCCAAACTCCACGCGGCCGAAGACGCCCTTCCGAAGGCGGTACAGGAAGTTGCAGGTGCGCCTGGTGCGAAGATCTTTGTCCACAGCCCATATGACTGCGTCGTTGCAGTAAAAAGGGACCTTGCTGACCGTTTGTCTTGGCTTGACTCTCATGGCCAGTACGAGGACGCATGGCGTCTCGTCGATGAACATCCCGAAGCTGCGGGATCGATACCTGACCTAACCGAAGTTGCTTCCGAGACTGGAGGAATGTCCCCAACCAGTTTGGGTGGATTTTTTGCTGATGATCGATCATCTATCACGATGGGTGGTCGAGCAAATCTTTCTGCTGCTGAACAAGAAAAGGCTCGCCTTGGTGAACTTTGGGTCAACCAACTTGTTAGCGAAGAGAAGTGGGCCGACGCTGCGAGTATTTGTGGAAAAGTTATTCGCAATGCCGCACGATGGGAACACTGGGCAGGGACCTTTATCAAGAATGACAAAATCGAAGAGATCACTTCACAGATCCCGGTTGACTTAAATCCATCGTTGTCTTCCCGGATTTATGAAGTCATCCTCACTCACTTTGTGTCACGAGACTTGGTCAAATTCAAAGAACTCATCGGGATATGGCCATCCGATCTATTCGATGCGAATGTGGTCACAGAAGCCATCGAAAAACAATTAAAATCCGAGTCAATGCGCACCGGGTCTGAAGAGTGGCGGGTTCTCACGGATTGCCTCGCCAAGTTGTTCCTGGTAGGAGGGCATTACCGCGAAGCCTTGCGTTGCTATATTCGATTGCAAGATGGAGACGCTGTTATGGCTTTGGTTCGGGAACAATGCTTGCTCGACGCAGTCACTGATGATATACCGGCCTTCATTATGATCCACGTTTCGAAAGAGCAAATGAAGTCAGCCACGAAATCTGAACTGGACGAATTGACATCTGAGCCCACGCGACTCCTTGTAAGTGAAGCATACACGGGCATTGTTCTCCCAGATATCGTGGTATCACAGTTGATCGCTGCAGACCGCTTCCTTCTCCTTTATTTCTATCTCCGTACGCTCTGGCGAGGCGAATCATTACCACACGGCGCCGCTAAGCTGAGAAGAGGACGTGGAACTCATGCTCGGGATGCAGCCAGCAAGCTGGCTGCCGATGAAGGCAAAGCCCTGATCGATAACTTTGCCGACACGGCCGTTGAAGTGTTTGCGGACTACGACCGGCCTCTCCTGATGGAGTTCCTCCAAACGAGCATATCTTACTCATTCGAGAAAGCCACATCCATCTGCGAAGACCACAAATTCACGCCAGAGTTGATTTTCCTCTTGTCTAAGATGGGCCAGACGAAACGAGCCTTGAACTTGATTCTATCGGATCTCAAGGATGTATCACAGGCCATTTCATTTGCAAAATCACAGGATGATCCTGATCTGTGGGAGGACCTACTTGATTATTCCATGGACAAGCCAAAATTCATTCATGGTCTTCTTGTGGAGGCCGGAACGGCCATCGACCCGATAAAGCTTGTGCGTCGGATCCCGAGCGGGCTGGAGATTGAAGGTCTAAGAGAGGGTCTCACTCGCTTGATTCGTGAGCACGATCTGCAGGCAAGTATCAGCCAAGGCGCGGCTCGGGTCATGCAAAGCGAAGTTGCGCTTGGGATGGACACGCTGCGCAAAGGTCAGCGCCGGGGAATCAAGTTTGATATCACCGATGCTAGAGAGGAACCTTCCAATAAGACACCAACTGCGAAGACCCAAGCTCAAGACCAAGTGTCTGTGAGCAGTGGTGCGAGAAAATTCGGAGGTCCTGGACAGGGAAGATGCGGCGGTTGCAAAGCCGCCTTCCGGGAAAACG AGCGAGAAATCCTCGTTGGCTTTGCTTGTGGCCACATTTTCCATCTATCCCACTTACATGCAGAAAAGTCACAGCAAACATCCGGCACGAACAGCCGTAACCGATCTGCAGATCTTACACCCCGAGCCATGTCTCCAGTCGACGAGGCCCGGTCTGCCACCGCATCTCGTACCATCGGTCCCAAAGTCACGACGGCAAGAATCCTGCGAGACAAGATTGGTGATGGATGTCGGATCTGTGCTCTAACCAGAGAAATTGAATCCCTTGGTGGTGAGGTTGAGGCTTGA